The DNA region CCCTACCAACCCACATATATAtctcagctcctaccacttgagctatcctacgggacataaaataaattattgaagtTTGATAGTAAAAACATACATACACATTTTTTTCCATTATTTCACATCAGATCCTCTGAAATTAAAATGTAAACAAGATTTTTCATTATTTGTTATAGATGTGATTCTAATATTTTGTAGAGTATAAAAAAATAGTACACATATGTATTGCTATTTCATTGGTCTCGGCCCGCGATTTCATAGCCAACAATGAAATTATTACAAATCGCTTATAGAATATAATTGTTTGCCTTTTCAAAGCAACATTGATAATGAACTAGTATTGTGATATCGTCCCTACAACAATATTATGCAGCTGATCCTGTGACTTCAATATGAAACTTGCTACTTAATTGCTTTACTAAGAATTGTGTCAGTGTAATTCAAAATTCTAAGAAGCATTAGTCTTGTCAAGTTCTTCCAAAGCCGCCCACAATTTAGGATCGGCATAATCCTTTATCAGAAAGGCAGGCTTTGCTTCCATCAGTAAATCCTCTGGGTTTCGGGTAGCTATACCTATAACTGGCATCCCAGCTGCCACTCCAGCTTTGATTCCTGAGACAGAATCCTATGACAACAGAATAGGTTTGTCAAAAGCAGAACCAGAACAAATTATTCTATAAGAATGCATGAAAAATGCAGACCTCAAATACAAATGTGTGATCCTTTGATGCCTTCAGAGCTTCAAGACCTTTCAAGTAGGGTTCTGGATGAGGCTTGGCATGTTCACATTCACCACCAATAATAACAGCCTCAAAGAAATCTGTGAGACCTAATATTGAGAGCATGAGTTCTGCATTTGCTCTAGGAGCATTAGTAACTGCAGCTCGCTTCAATCCACGATCTTCGATCCATTTCCTCACTTTATCAAGACCATTTAAAGGCTTTACTTGCTCAGCCGCCAATCTGGATAGTTCATCATGGAATTATCTTCTTAAGATTTGAATGAACAACAATGGAAAAAGGGGAAGAGAGTGAGAGATAGTGGGGTTTACCTCCGAAACATGGCTTCCTTATCATctacaaacttcaaacctcGTTCCAGGTCACCGGGAAAGAGAGCCGCTGCAATATCATCATTGTGCTTGCCAGCAACAGTCTCAATAAAAAATTCCTCTGTTATGGGAACACCTCCATTGAAACCAATCTGACAACCACCAAAGTTTCTGTTAATTTTCTAATTGGTATTGAAAATGTGCTTAATCATGCTGATTTATAAACACGATAAGAGGAATATGGCAATAAAAAACTATAATATCTATTTTCTGAAAGTTCAGGCTTAAAACTTTTTTTACCAAGAAAAGAAACACTACCTCCTGAAGCATTTCACGAAAAGCATAATAGTGGAGAGGATCAGAATCACAAAGGGTCCCGTCTATATCAAAGAGCACTGCTTCAAGCGGAGCAAGTCTTGTGAGAGAACTCTGGCTGTGGCCAAAGCATGAAGGTGATAAGTGACATGGGCAGCAAATGATAAACAGGATATGCGTATATTACAAAGTTTCTATCACAAAGCATCCAATGAATCCCCAAAAACTTAAGTTATTAGATGAAAGCACATGAAGTACATTTACGAACACATCCTCTTACGCTAGAATACGCTGGACCTAAGCATAGATAATGCACATAGCAACCTTACCTAGAGCTAAAATTTAACTTGTATACAAAAGAATGAAAATAATATAGATCAAACTCTAGACCACGTGGCTATAGAGGTTTTAAGCTCGTAATACCCCTCTCTCTGCAAGAACGTGGAAATTATGACAGAATTTGACATATCACACACGATTGCATTCGCTAGTTTGGGCGTAGAGTACTAATTCATATAGTTGTAACAAGAAACCAAGTCAAATAGATAATTTGATAACTCATCATTGGATACCCCTTAAAATATTCAAAAACGGAAGGGAAATGGATCAAAATTGTAACAGATCTTCCTTCAGTTAACAAAGACATCTCTTAGCAACTCATTGCAGACATTTTCAGCTAGTTAGAAGATGAAGTTATGCAAAAACCAAAAGTATCATACTACCTACATCATAAATGGCCGGGACAGATGATTGGTTCATTGCAGATCCCTAAATCGCGATATCttgaataatattcagaaattCATCGAATTGGATttatagaaatatatatatagatccAAACCAATGAATCACCTAAGCTGCTTATAGTAGTCGGCTAGGCACTCTGCAcatttataataaataaattcaacATACATGCTTTCTAATCGATCCATGTTATGAATTTTGAATGGCGAGTAAAGCATACAAAGATGTAGAATATGGAAATGTATAAGCAATCGCAGTATCGAAAACGAAAGATGAAATCAAAGAAAATCGCAAATGGTGGAGCAAGAACGTTACCTTTCAACGCGATTCGCAGAAGAAGCCGTCATGGTTTACCTGCCAGATGAAaggagagcgagagagagatggATGGAGATGGAGGTAGTTACTTCCTTGGCACTTGGCTTTGCAGCAAGAATAATGGTGATGGAATCTGCCACAGAATCGAAATCGCATGTCAATATATGCCATGCGtttattcttttatttcctCTCTGTTTCCTTTTCAAattgcatttttttattttatttaattcaggttTTTATTTCTAtgattattaataatattcgtTTAAAACTATAATTTTTTAAGATGTTTACTTTacttcatttatttatattttattcaaaGATAATTTTTTAGTCAAACACGTTTATTTAATAACCTTGCAACATGGCTTAAATAAGCATTAATTTactaaaaaaaacatcaaattgccAACAACTACTAAATGCCATGTGctgcatcaattttttttttgtcgtttTATATAAGTGCATATAAGAAAATAATGACCACTCATTCCCCGCAATATACCGCAATCTAAAATGTATATGTTTTATATTGattttgtaatattttataCTCACAACAATGCGAGTCTTTTCAACAAGTATCTCAACTCACATGTTTTTTAAGAAGAAAACTTCTGATTGCCATCATTATTACTATCACCACCACACCTTCGACCACTACTATCTGCACCACCCTTCTCTACTGCCTTTGTCGTCGCCACCACACCTTTCAACAACGTAGCCGCCATTAACACAACCACCACCATATTACCACtatcaccaccaacaccactCTCCATTACCATTGTCACCGCCACATCAACCCCCACTACCACACCCTCCACCATCTTTTAATACTTTTATCTCtttgacaaaaataaaatgacttttaTCTCtaaactttttaaattttttgaaatattttatctCTTAATTTTACTCCCTAGTAGTTATTATATAGTGGTTTCtattttacaaattaatattagaaaatacttaatttaaaatttttatatgCTATGaaaagaactttaccattgtagcaaaaaaaaaagaactttaccattccaaattcaattaaaatattaggAGAACAATATCATTATCATTTATCAACAGATTTTCAAAAGATTGCTGATGTTAATGGATAAATGAGAATATAAAACGGTGGATAGATTGCTTCGAGACTCGGGTAGAATAAATATCTCTCTCCCTTAGGTTTTGGGTTTTGTAGACTTGTTCCTTGCGTCTATATTGTTTGGCGAAAAGCTCTCAGGTTAGAATAATTCAATTCTACACTCTTTTCTTGATAGTAGCGATGAACTGATGATCATCACTGTATTTTTATGATTCTATTTTTGTCTTTTGCATGATTTTAATAGTTCAATTTTGATTTATTACTAGTATGTTTCATCGTTCAGTGCTTAATCATCTTGATCATCGTATTTGTTCTCGTTGCAATCGAGCAGCATGGTTTACTTACCCTGTTAATATTCACATGATTGATTTTAATAGTTCAATTGTTTATTAGAGAGATACATATAACTTTTGGGTGTCTAAGTATAATAATTGATCGattatttctttttatatgtTTTGTGCCTCGACTCAGTAACTTGACAATGGGAGGAAGTTCATTTGATGATGATTGGGAGCTCACTTACCCTAATAATGAAGGTCTAACACTTGTGTTGGTTGGTCGCACTGGAAACGGCAAGAGTGCGACTGCGAATAGTATTATTGGGAAGAAGGTCTTTAAGTCGGATTACAGCTCTTCTGGTGTAACCTCCCGTTGCGAACGGCACACAACCGAATTGAAGGATGGACAAACTGTTAATGTTATCGATACTCCAGGTAAAAGGCATTATATGCTTGTTCTCAAGTCATGACCAAAATGGTAGTGTTATTGACACTTGTCATATTTCTTCACAGGATTATTTGATATTTCTGCGGAATCGGAGTTTATTGGTAAAGAAATAGTTAATTGCATAAAATTGGCTAAAGATGGGATCCATGCTGTCCTTGTAGTGTTTTCTGTTCAATCACGGTtttctaaggaagaagaaactGCGCTGCGGAGCTTACAGATGTTATTTGGAGAGAAAATTGCTGATTACATGATCGTGGTCTTCACTGGAGGAGATGTATTGGAAAACAGGAAGAAGACACTGCAAGATTACTTGGGAAGCAGCTGTCCAGAGCCTTT from Lotus japonicus ecotype B-129 chromosome 2, LjGifu_v1.2 includes:
- the LOC130740991 gene encoding haloacid dehalogenase-like hydrolase domain-containing protein Sgpp isoform X2 translates to MIQSSLTRLAPLEAVLFDIDGTLCDSDPLHYYAFREMLQEIGFNGGVPITEEFFIETVAGKHNDDIAAALFPGDLERGLKFVDDKEAMFRRLAAEQVKPLNGLDKVRKWIEDRGLKRAAVTNAPRANAELMLSILGLTDFFEAVIIGGECEHAKPHPEPYLKGLEALKASKDHTFVFEDSVSGIKAGVAAGMPVIGIATRNPEDLLMEAKPAFLIKDYADPKLWAALEELDKTNAS
- the LOC130740991 gene encoding haloacid dehalogenase-like hydrolase domain-containing protein Sgpp isoform X1, which encodes MTASSANRVESQSSLTRLAPLEAVLFDIDGTLCDSDPLHYYAFREMLQEIGFNGGVPITEEFFIETVAGKHNDDIAAALFPGDLERGLKFVDDKEAMFRRLAAEQVKPLNGLDKVRKWIEDRGLKRAAVTNAPRANAELMLSILGLTDFFEAVIIGGECEHAKPHPEPYLKGLEALKASKDHTFVFEDSVSGIKAGVAAGMPVIGIATRNPEDLLMEAKPAFLIKDYADPKLWAALEELDKTNAS
- the LOC130740992 gene encoding immune-associated nucleotide-binding protein 9-like, with the protein product MGGSSFDDDWELTYPNNEGLTLVLVGRTGNGKSATANSIIGKKVFKSDYSSSGVTSRCERHTTELKDGQTVNVIDTPGLFDISAESEFIGKEIVNCIKLAKDGIHAVLVVFSVQSRFSKEEETALRSLQMLFGEKIADYMIVVFTGGDVLENRKKTLQDYLGSSCPEPLKDILSLCKNRCVLFNNETEDEMKQSEQVQQLLSFVNTILAQNGGRPYSDELFAELKKGAMELHNQQRQVNLQGQEILEYRKQAKQEYDDQLKRISEMVESKLKAATVRLEQQLKEEQAARLKAQENANKEIRELREQLFKAEENANKAREELRKHGENRCAIL